The following coding sequences are from one Streptobacillus felis window:
- a CDS encoding class I SAM-dependent DNA methyltransferase: MTHKKFAHIYDEFMNFVDYKSWYKFLKSFFKNKKLKVLDLGCGTGTLASMFSKDGHSVTAVDISDDMIEIAKNKYSELDIEFLKGDITKDTFGEEYDLIMCNFDTVNYFENLKEFQFFLKNAHKSLKKDGFFIFDIVEEGIFEEIFLNDLFIDETDKYLCIMRHEKYKKFKHLVEMTIFVKENENLYRKYTETHKKIIYDTELILDNLKNEGFILYDTARNSEYGESRLFLVCKK; this comes from the coding sequence ATGACACATAAAAAATTTGCGCATATATACGATGAATTTATGAATTTTGTGGATTATAAATCTTGGTATAAATTTTTAAAATCTTTTTTTAAGAATAAAAAATTAAAAGTTCTTGATTTAGGATGTGGAACTGGAACTCTTGCATCAATGTTTTCAAAAGATGGGCACAGTGTTACGGCAGTAGATATTTCAGATGATATGATAGAAATAGCTAAAAATAAATATTCTGAATTAGATATAGAATTTTTAAAAGGTGATATTACAAAAGATACATTTGGTGAAGAATATGATTTAATAATGTGTAATTTTGATACAGTAAATTATTTTGAAAATTTAAAAGAATTCCAATTTTTTCTAAAAAATGCACATAAATCATTAAAAAAAGATGGATTTTTTATATTTGATATAGTTGAAGAAGGAATATTTGAAGAAATATTCTTAAATGATTTGTTTATTGATGAAACTGATAAATATTTATGTATAATGAGACATGAAAAATATAAAAAGTTTAAACATTTAGTTGAAATGACTATATTTGTAAAAGAAAATGAAAATTTATATAGAAAATATACAGAAACTCATAAAAAAATAATTTACGATACTGAATTAATATTAGATAATCTTAAAAATGAAGGATTTATACTTTATGATACAGCAAGAAATTCAGAATACGGAGAATCAAGATTATTTTTAGTATGTAAAAAGTAG
- the dut gene encoding dUTP diphosphatase, with protein MEVKIKKLNDNAIIPTYGTEFSAGADLYACIEENILIKSGETVMIKTGISLEIPTGLVGLVYARSGLAFKKGIAPSNKVGVIDSDYRGEIMVALHNHSKEDYVIEKFERIAQLVIAPYIKANFIETDTLNDTVRDQGGFGSTGKK; from the coding sequence ATGGAAGTGAAAATAAAAAAATTAAATGATAATGCTATTATTCCGACATATGGTACTGAATTTTCAGCAGGAGCAGATTTATATGCTTGTATTGAGGAAAATATATTAATTAAATCAGGTGAAACAGTTATGATAAAAACAGGAATATCACTTGAAATACCTACAGGTTTAGTCGGACTTGTTTATGCACGTAGTGGATTAGCGTTTAAAAAGGGAATAGCGCCTTCAAATAAAGTTGGAGTTATTGATAGTGATTATCGTGGAGAAATAATGGTTGCACTACATAATCATAGTAAGGAAGACTATGTGATCGAAAAATTTGAAAGAATAGCACAATTAGTTATTGCACCATATATTAAGGCTAATTTTATAGAAACTGATACATTAAATGATACTGTAAGAGATCAAGGTGGATTTGGTAGTACAGGTAAAAAATAA